TTAATGTAAAACTGGAATTAGATAGTTGTTGAGTTGATGCCAATATTTGTTGTGGTAGAGAGACATTGTTTTTGAGTGCAAGTGCTTTTTGTTCAGAGATAATGGTTTGTATTTTTAGCCAATTGGTTGGATCTTTTCCTTGATAGAAAAAGTTTTTTGCAGATTTTTGAGGAATCTCAGCAATTGAGGAATACTTATCTAACAGTAATCCGCCTTGGAAGGTGCCGTAAGTTAAGCTTAGAAGCTCATAGTTTTTACAAAAATCCATAATAGGCTTTTGTTCTGGATAATCAAGAAGAGAATATTGTATTTGCACTGATTTTAGTTCAGAAAGTAATTCTAGTTTTTCAAGTTCCTGTATTGTTAAGTTGCATACTCCAACATTTTTTATTAATTCTTTTTCTTTGAATTTAAGAAGCGTTTCGATTGCTTTATCGGTTGAATAGTTTTTATCTGGCCAATGGATTTGGTATAAGTCCAGATAGTCAACATTTAAACGCTTCAGAGATAAACTAAGTTCTTTTTCCAGTGAAGAGGGCGTAAGGTCATGAAAAAATCCTTTTTTAT
This genomic window from Candidatus Margulisiibacteriota bacterium contains:
- a CDS encoding aldo/keto reductase; amino-acid sequence: MTNQLGLGTWQFGKHFWGDVKDEESLDIIKTAIENEITLIDTAPVYGDGHAEEIVGKGIKGQREKVFLATKCGLIHNKKGFFHDLTPSSLEKELSLSLKRLNVDYLDLYQIHWPDKNYSTDKAIETLLKFKEKELIKNVGVCNLTIQELEKLELLSELKSVQIQYSLLDYPEQKPIMDFCKNYELLSLTYGTFQGGLLLDKYSSIAEIPQKSAKNFFYQGKDPTNWLKIQTIISEQKALALKNNVSLPQQILASTQQLSNSSFTLIGCRTVKQLTDNLSMRHSRLRGNDR